A window of the Cicer arietinum cultivar CDC Frontier isolate Library 1 chromosome 6, Cicar.CDCFrontier_v2.0, whole genome shotgun sequence genome harbors these coding sequences:
- the LOC101489330 gene encoding serine carboxypeptidase-like 11 isoform X1, translating to MNTKTICASHNSSLLHYCCKILLAIVLFGLQILSHTEASSSKSKIEVLAGFQGPLPFELETGYVGLGETDDDMQVFYYFIKSENNPQNDPLILWLSGGPGCSSFCGLVLQIGPIAFEIKEYDGSVPSLVLRPQSWTKASNIIFVDLPLGTGFSYAKNVTAHRSDWKLVHHTHQFLRKWLIDHPEFLSNKFYIGADSYSGIPIPAVVQEISNGNEKGLQPLINLQGYLLGNPITTRNEKNDQIPYVHQMGLISDELYASLQRNCKGEYIDVDSKNELCLRDVQYFQECLSGINKHNILGPLCKDDEHLWRRYLTQDMKTFSSHLKVPELNCQIYGSYLAIKWANDELVRKSLHIREGTIGKWERCYSSDFEKNISDSFEFHANLSKKGYRSLIYSGDHDVVVPFTSTQAWIRALNYSIVDDWRPWFVNGQVGGYTRTYSNQMTFATVKGSGHTAPEYTPEQCFAMFTRWISYLPL from the exons ATGAACACAAAGACAATTTGTGCTTCTCATAATAGTTCACTACTTCACTATTGTTGTAAGATTCTACTTGCTATTGTGCTTTTTGGATTGCAGATATTATCTCACACTGAAGCATCTTCCTCAAAGTCAAAGATTGAAGTGCTTGCTGGCTTTCAAGGTCCTCTTCCTTTTGAACTTGAAACAGG aTATGTGGGGTTGGGAGAAACAGATGATGACATGCAAGTGTTCTACTATTTTATCAAGTCAGAGAACAATCCTCAGAATGATCCTCTTATACTATGGTTAAGTGGTGGTCCTGGTTGCTCTTCTTTTTGTGGCCTTGTCTTACAAATAG GTCCAATTGCATTTGAAATCAAGGAGTACGACGGGAGCGTGCCTAGTTTGGTCTTGAGGCCACAATCCTGGACTAAG GCATCAAACATTATTTTTGTAGATTTGCCACTTGGAACTGGTTTCTCATATGCAAAAAATGTAACTGCTCACCGAAGCGACTGGAAATTAGTTCACCATACACATCAATTTCTTAGGAAG TGGTTGATTGATCACCCTGAATTTCTTTCAAATAAATTCTACATTGGAGCTGATTCATACTCAGGCATTCCTATCCCCGCCGTTGTTCAAGAGATTTCAAATG GAAATGAAAAAGGTCTCCAACCATTGATAAATCTCCAG GGATATTTGCTGGGGAACCCCATAACAACACGAAATGAAAAAAACGATCAAATCCCATATGTTCACCAAATGGGACTCATCTCTGATGAACTCTACGCG TCACTACAGAGAAATTGCAAAGGAGAGTATATTGATGTGGATTCCAAAAATGAGTTGTGTTTAAGAGATGTCCAGTATTTTCAAGAG TGCCTTTCAGGAATTAATAAACACAACATTTTGGGTCCCTTGTGTAAAGATGATGAGCATCTGTGGAGAAGATATTTAACTCAAGACATGAAGACATTTAGTTCTCATCTCAAAGTGCCTGAATTAAACTGccaa ATTTATGGTTCTTACCTTGCCATTAAATGGGCTAATGACGAGCTCGTTCGCAAGTCATTGCATATTCGAGAG GGAACCATTGGAAAATGGGAACGCTGTTACAGTAgtgattttgagaaaaatatttcgGATAGTTTTGAGTTTCATGCAAACCTAAGCAAAAAAGGATACCGCTCTTTGATATACAG TGGGGATCATGATGTTGTTGTACCTTTCACGTCTACTCAAGCATGGATAAGGGCTCTAAACTACTCTATTGTGGATGATTGGAGACCATGGTTTGTAAATGGTCAAGTGGGAGG ATACACAAGGACTTACTCGAATCAAATGACGTTCGCAACTGTGAAG GGTTCAGGACATACAGCTCCTGAGTACACTCCAGAGCAATGTTTTGCTATGTTCACTAGGTGGATATCTTATTTGCCTTtgtaa
- the LOC101489330 gene encoding serine carboxypeptidase-like 11 isoform X3 → MNTKTICASHNSSLLHYCCKILLAIVLFGLQILSHTEASSSKSKIEVLAGFQGPLPFELETGYVGLGETDDDMQVFYYFIKSENNPQNDPLILWLSGGPGCSSFCGLVLQIGPIAFEIKEYDGSVPSLVLRPQSWTKASNIIFVDLPLGTGFSYAKNVTAHRSDWKLVHHTHQFLRKWLIDHPEFLSNKFYIGADSYSGIPIPAVVQEISNGNEKGLQPLINLQGYLLGNPITTRNEKNDQIPYVHQMGLISDELYASLQRNCKGEYIDVDSKNELCLRDVQYFQECLSGINKHNILGPLCKDDEHLWRRYLTQDMKTFSSHLKVPELNCQIYGSYLAIKWANDELVRKSLHIREGTIGKWERCYSSDFEKNISDSFEFHANLSKKGYRSLIYR, encoded by the exons ATGAACACAAAGACAATTTGTGCTTCTCATAATAGTTCACTACTTCACTATTGTTGTAAGATTCTACTTGCTATTGTGCTTTTTGGATTGCAGATATTATCTCACACTGAAGCATCTTCCTCAAAGTCAAAGATTGAAGTGCTTGCTGGCTTTCAAGGTCCTCTTCCTTTTGAACTTGAAACAGG aTATGTGGGGTTGGGAGAAACAGATGATGACATGCAAGTGTTCTACTATTTTATCAAGTCAGAGAACAATCCTCAGAATGATCCTCTTATACTATGGTTAAGTGGTGGTCCTGGTTGCTCTTCTTTTTGTGGCCTTGTCTTACAAATAG GTCCAATTGCATTTGAAATCAAGGAGTACGACGGGAGCGTGCCTAGTTTGGTCTTGAGGCCACAATCCTGGACTAAG GCATCAAACATTATTTTTGTAGATTTGCCACTTGGAACTGGTTTCTCATATGCAAAAAATGTAACTGCTCACCGAAGCGACTGGAAATTAGTTCACCATACACATCAATTTCTTAGGAAG TGGTTGATTGATCACCCTGAATTTCTTTCAAATAAATTCTACATTGGAGCTGATTCATACTCAGGCATTCCTATCCCCGCCGTTGTTCAAGAGATTTCAAATG GAAATGAAAAAGGTCTCCAACCATTGATAAATCTCCAG GGATATTTGCTGGGGAACCCCATAACAACACGAAATGAAAAAAACGATCAAATCCCATATGTTCACCAAATGGGACTCATCTCTGATGAACTCTACGCG TCACTACAGAGAAATTGCAAAGGAGAGTATATTGATGTGGATTCCAAAAATGAGTTGTGTTTAAGAGATGTCCAGTATTTTCAAGAG TGCCTTTCAGGAATTAATAAACACAACATTTTGGGTCCCTTGTGTAAAGATGATGAGCATCTGTGGAGAAGATATTTAACTCAAGACATGAAGACATTTAGTTCTCATCTCAAAGTGCCTGAATTAAACTGccaa ATTTATGGTTCTTACCTTGCCATTAAATGGGCTAATGACGAGCTCGTTCGCAAGTCATTGCATATTCGAGAG GGAACCATTGGAAAATGGGAACGCTGTTACAGTAgtgattttgagaaaaatatttcgGATAGTTTTGAGTTTCATGCAAACCTAAGCAAAAAAGGATACCGCTCTTTGATATACAGGTGA
- the LOC101489330 gene encoding serine carboxypeptidase-like 19 isoform X2, whose protein sequence is MQVFYYFIKSENNPQNDPLILWLSGGPGCSSFCGLVLQIGPIAFEIKEYDGSVPSLVLRPQSWTKASNIIFVDLPLGTGFSYAKNVTAHRSDWKLVHHTHQFLRKWLIDHPEFLSNKFYIGADSYSGIPIPAVVQEISNGNEKGLQPLINLQGYLLGNPITTRNEKNDQIPYVHQMGLISDELYASLQRNCKGEYIDVDSKNELCLRDVQYFQECLSGINKHNILGPLCKDDEHLWRRYLTQDMKTFSSHLKVPELNCQIYGSYLAIKWANDELVRKSLHIREGTIGKWERCYSSDFEKNISDSFEFHANLSKKGYRSLIYSGDHDVVVPFTSTQAWIRALNYSIVDDWRPWFVNGQVGGYTRTYSNQMTFATVKGSGHTAPEYTPEQCFAMFTRWISYLPL, encoded by the exons ATGCAAGTGTTCTACTATTTTATCAAGTCAGAGAACAATCCTCAGAATGATCCTCTTATACTATGGTTAAGTGGTGGTCCTGGTTGCTCTTCTTTTTGTGGCCTTGTCTTACAAATAG GTCCAATTGCATTTGAAATCAAGGAGTACGACGGGAGCGTGCCTAGTTTGGTCTTGAGGCCACAATCCTGGACTAAG GCATCAAACATTATTTTTGTAGATTTGCCACTTGGAACTGGTTTCTCATATGCAAAAAATGTAACTGCTCACCGAAGCGACTGGAAATTAGTTCACCATACACATCAATTTCTTAGGAAG TGGTTGATTGATCACCCTGAATTTCTTTCAAATAAATTCTACATTGGAGCTGATTCATACTCAGGCATTCCTATCCCCGCCGTTGTTCAAGAGATTTCAAATG GAAATGAAAAAGGTCTCCAACCATTGATAAATCTCCAG GGATATTTGCTGGGGAACCCCATAACAACACGAAATGAAAAAAACGATCAAATCCCATATGTTCACCAAATGGGACTCATCTCTGATGAACTCTACGCG TCACTACAGAGAAATTGCAAAGGAGAGTATATTGATGTGGATTCCAAAAATGAGTTGTGTTTAAGAGATGTCCAGTATTTTCAAGAG TGCCTTTCAGGAATTAATAAACACAACATTTTGGGTCCCTTGTGTAAAGATGATGAGCATCTGTGGAGAAGATATTTAACTCAAGACATGAAGACATTTAGTTCTCATCTCAAAGTGCCTGAATTAAACTGccaa ATTTATGGTTCTTACCTTGCCATTAAATGGGCTAATGACGAGCTCGTTCGCAAGTCATTGCATATTCGAGAG GGAACCATTGGAAAATGGGAACGCTGTTACAGTAgtgattttgagaaaaatatttcgGATAGTTTTGAGTTTCATGCAAACCTAAGCAAAAAAGGATACCGCTCTTTGATATACAG TGGGGATCATGATGTTGTTGTACCTTTCACGTCTACTCAAGCATGGATAAGGGCTCTAAACTACTCTATTGTGGATGATTGGAGACCATGGTTTGTAAATGGTCAAGTGGGAGG ATACACAAGGACTTACTCGAATCAAATGACGTTCGCAACTGTGAAG GGTTCAGGACATACAGCTCCTGAGTACACTCCAGAGCAATGTTTTGCTATGTTCACTAGGTGGATATCTTATTTGCCTTtgtaa